The Deinococcus betulae DNA window ACGTGGCCACGGTCCCCGACCTGCTGGGCCAGGACCGCCGGGCCACGGCGCGGCGGGTGGATGAGCTGCTGGCCCTGGTGGGCCTGGAGCCAGAGACCTTTCGTCACAAGCGGCCCAGCGAACTCTCGGGCGGGCAGGCGCAGCGGGTGGGGGTGGCGCGGGCGCTGGCCGCCGACCCCCCGGTGCTGCTGATGGATGAACCGTTTGGTGCCCTGGACCCTCTGGCCCGCGAGCGCCTGCAGGCGGCCTTCCGCGAGATTCAGCAGCGGCTAGGGAAAACGGTGGTGATGGTTACCCACGACATAGACGAGGCGCTGCGCCTGGCCGACCGGGTGGCCCTGATGCAGGGCGGTGAACTGGCCCAGTACGGTCCCCCAGACGAGCTGATTCACCGCCCTGCCAGCGAGTTCGTGCGGCAATTTCTGGGTGAGGACGCCACGCTGCGCCAGCTCGCTGGCCGGCCGATTCTTGACTTTGTGGTGGCGGGGCCGGTGCAACCGGGAACGCCTTTGATCGACGCGGCTCTGAACGCCCGCAGCGCACTGAGCGTCATGCTCCGCGAAGGGAGCGACACCCTGACTGTGACGCAGGCGGGGCAGCCCATTGGCACGGTTCAGTGGTCTGGCCTCCGCGCGCTTCCGCAGTCAGCCGAACCAGAGGCCTCTTGAAGAGATGGCCTTGGGGCGCCGTGCTGTGGCCGGCCCTGCTCATCCTCTGCCTGTGGCCAGGCGTCTTGCCCGCGCTGCTGCGGCCCCTGGGTCTAGGCGAACTTACTGCCTTTGATCCGCCCCTGTGGCGCCTAACCCTGACTCATCTGGGGCTAGTGGGGCTGGCCAGTCTGGTGGTGGTGGGCCTGGGGCTCCCGCTGGCCATCGCGGTCACCCGCCCCGGCTGGGACGCTCCCCGGCAGCTCACCGAGACCCTGCTGGGGCTGGGGCAGACGGTCCCCACCTTTGCCGTGCTGGCGCTGGCGGTGCCGGCTCTGGGCTTTGGCTGGGCCCCTACCCTGCTGGGCCTAGTGCTCTACGGGCTGGTGCCGGTGGTCAGCAACGCCATCCTGGGGCTTCAGGCCACCGAGCGCCATATTCTAGACGCGGCGCGCGGCATGGGCATGAGCAGCGCCCAGCGCCTATGGCGCGTGGAATTGCCCCTGGCCCGACCGATCATCTTGGCCGGGTTGCGGACCAGTACCGTCTACAACGTCGGCACCGCAACGGTCGGCGCAGCGCTGGGGGCCGGGGGCCTGGGTGAGCCCATTATCAATGGACTGTCGCAGCAAAACACGGCCCTGGTACTGACCGGGGCGCTGCTGTCTGCCCTG harbors:
- a CDS encoding ABC transporter ATP-binding protein, whose product is MIELHHLEKRYGAAMAVRDLSLTVPEGELVALLGPSGCGKTTTLRMLNRLTEPTAGHVLLGGQDTRNLPPEQLRRRIGYVIQHIGLFPHLNVAQNVATVPDLLGQDRRATARRVDELLALVGLEPETFRHKRPSELSGGQAQRVGVARALAADPPVLLMDEPFGALDPLARERLQAAFREIQQRLGKTVVMVTHDIDEALRLADRVALMQGGELAQYGPPDELIHRPASEFVRQFLGEDATLRQLAGRPILDFVVAGPVQPGTPLIDAALNARSALSVMLREGSDTLTVTQAGQPIGTVQWSGLRALPQSAEPEAS
- a CDS encoding ABC transporter permease encodes the protein MKRWPWGAVLWPALLILCLWPGVLPALLRPLGLGELTAFDPPLWRLTLTHLGLVGLASLVVVGLGLPLAIAVTRPGWDAPRQLTETLLGLGQTVPTFAVLALAVPALGFGWAPTLLGLVLYGLVPVVSNAILGLQATERHILDAARGMGMSSAQRLWRVELPLARPIILAGLRTSTVYNVGTATVGAALGAGGLGEPIINGLSQQNTALVLTGALLSALLALTLDAWLALLGGRDRASELG